Below is a genomic region from Thermus oshimai DSM 12092.
GACCGTGGGGGTGGGGCAGAGCGAGGTGGACATCGCCCGGGTGGCGGACACCACCCTTCTCGTCCTCACCCCGGCGGCGGGGGATGCGGTCCAGGCCTTCAAGGCGGGGGTGATGGAGATCGCCGACCTCTTCGCGGTGAACAAGTTTGACCTGCCCGGCGGGGAGAGGATCATCCAGGAGCTGAAAAGCGCCCTGGAGCTGGCCCCGCCCCGCCCTGGGGGGTGGCGCCCCCCCATCTACCCCACGGTGGCCGCCACGGGGGAGGGGGTGGAGGCGCTCTTTGAGGGCCTTGAGGCCCACCACCAGCACCTCCTGGCCCATGGCCTTCTGGAGGGCCACCGGCTGGAGCGGGCCCGGTTTGAGGTGGAAAGCGTCATCCAGGAGTGGGGTCGGAGGAGGACCCAAGACGCCAAGGAGCTGGTGGCCCAGGTGGCCCAGGGGCTCCTTTCCCCGGAGGAGGCGGCTTTGCGCCTACTTAAAGCGGAGGAGCGCCCGCTTTAGCATCTCCCGCTCGTTGGCGTAGGAGAGGCGGCGGAGGGCCTCCTCCACCGGCAGGAAGAAGGCGGCCTCCACCTCGGAAAGCTGGGGCCTGGGCTCCCCGCCCCGGTAGGCCATGAGGAAGTAGTGCACCTCCTTGGCCACCGT
It encodes:
- the meaB gene encoding methylmalonyl Co-A mutase-associated GTPase MeaB, encoding MAELAPVALEDLLERFQKGDVRALARALTLVEAGHPLGQALLKALRGRGRAKVVGVTGSPGAGKSTLTDRLILEARKRGERVGVLAVDPSSPFTGGAILGDRIRMMRHHQDPGVYIRSLASRGALGGLAGATVAALSLLEAFGFERIFVETVGVGQSEVDIARVADTTLLVLTPAAGDAVQAFKAGVMEIADLFAVNKFDLPGGERIIQELKSALELAPPRPGGWRPPIYPTVAATGEGVEALFEGLEAHHQHLLAHGLLEGHRLERARFEVESVIQEWGRRRTQDAKELVAQVAQGLLSPEEAALRLLKAEERPL